One part of the Tachysurus vachellii isolate PV-2020 chromosome 6, HZAU_Pvac_v1, whole genome shotgun sequence genome encodes these proteins:
- the LOC132846821 gene encoding cytochrome c oxidase assembly protein COX16 homolog, mitochondrial yields MWKHISNLQKNRTLRYGVPMMLLVVGGSFGLREFTQIRYDAQKIKKKMDPVLEARVTSHTHTNILQEEYTKLKQVDLDNWTNIRGPRPWENSVLNQNEQKTHLTKST; encoded by the exons ATGTGGAAACACATCAGTAATCTACAGAAGAACAGGACGCTGAGATACGGAGTTCCCATGATG ctgcTTGTGGTTGGAGGATCATTTGGTCTGAGGGAGTTCACACAGATTCGATATGATGCTCAGAAAATTAAGaagaag ATGGACCCTGTTCTGGAGGCCCGagtcacctcacacacacacacaaacatccttCAGGAAGAATACACG aagctGAAGCAGGTGGATTTGGACAACTGGACGAACATCCGTGGGCCACGACCCTGGGAAAACTCTGTTCTTAaccaaaatgaacagaaaactcACCTCACCAAGAGCACttag